A window of Amycolatopsis sp. 195334CR genomic DNA:
GGGGTGAGGGAAGCTGTCGGTTCGCTGTCGGTTTTCCCGGAAATCGGAAACGGTGGTAGGAGTAATCCATGAGCCAGGTGTACCCGCGGGCGATGCTCGACTCGTTCGCCGCCGATCCGGAGCTGCCCGCGTTCGAACACGGTGCGCGGGTGGTGTCGCGGGCCGAGGTGCTCGACCTCGTCGCGCGCTTCACCGGCGGGCTGGTGAAAGCCGGGCTGGGTCCCGGTGACGGCGTGGCCATCGCGACCGCGGTGACCCCGGAGGGCTTCGCCGCCCAGCTCGCCGCCGCCGCGCTGGGCTGCCGGGTGGTCGGGGTGCGGCCGGGGCTGACCGAGGCGCAGCTGCCGCATGTGGTCGGCCGGGACGTGGCCGCGCTCGTGACCGACGACCCCGGGCCGGAGCTGCTCGCCGCCGCGGGGGCCGCGAAGGTGCTGCGGATCGGCCCGGAACTGCTGGCCACGCCCGAGGAACCGGTGGTCCGCGGCCGGCTGGAGGACGTCGCTTCGGTGACCTTCACCAGCGGCAGCACCGGTGCGCCCAAGGGCGTCGCGCTGACCTACGCGGCGATGACCGAGCACTGGTCGTGGCAGCCGGCGAAGTGGAGCCACGACACCGCGCGGCTGGCCGCCGGGTACCGCCGGTTCCTGCTGTTCGGCACGCTGACCAGCGCGGTGATGCAGGAACACCTCGGGCTGTGCCTGTTGTCCGGCGGCACGGCGGTGATCCCGGAGTCGCCGCCGGACTTCCCCGACGTGCTCGCGCGGCTGCGGATCACCGCGAGCCTGCTCACCGTGCCGCGGTTGCACCAGCTGCTGGATTCGCCGCGTACCGGCGAAGTGGACCTGAGTTCGGTGCGGGTGCTGCTGGTCGCGGGTTCACCGCTGTCCCCGCACCGGATGGCCGAGGCGCTCGACCGGTTCGGCCCGGCGCTGGTGCAGGGGTACGGGCAGACGGAGACCGGTTTCCTGACCGCGCTGACCGCCGACGACGTGGCGGCCTGGCCGCCCGCGCTGAACTCGGTCGGCCGCCCACGGTCCGAAGTGGACCTGGAAATCCGGGACGCTGACGGAAAAGTGTTGCCGCCGGGGCAGACCGGCGAGATCTGGGTGCGCACCGCCTACGCGCTGACCGGGTACTGGCGGGACGAGGCGGAAACCACCGACCTGATCCGCGACGGCTGGGTGCGCACTCGGGATCTCGGCCACCTGGACGAACGGGGTTACCTGCACCTGACCGGCCGGGCGCGCGACGTGATCATCGTGAACGCCATCGTGCACTACGCGGGGGCGATCGAGCGGGCGCTGGCCCGGCACCCCGGTGTCCGGGAGGCGCATGTGGTCGGTGCCCCGGACGAGCGCACCGGGGAAGCCGCACACGCCTTCGTGGTAACCCGGGGCGCGGTCGAGGAGGGGGCGCTGAGGGC
This region includes:
- a CDS encoding class I adenylate-forming enzyme family protein, with protein sequence MSQVYPRAMLDSFAADPELPAFEHGARVVSRAEVLDLVARFTGGLVKAGLGPGDGVAIATAVTPEGFAAQLAAAALGCRVVGVRPGLTEAQLPHVVGRDVAALVTDDPGPELLAAAGAAKVLRIGPELLATPEEPVVRGRLEDVASVTFTSGSTGAPKGVALTYAAMTEHWSWQPAKWSHDTARLAAGYRRFLLFGTLTSAVMQEHLGLCLLSGGTAVIPESPPDFPDVLARLRITASLLTVPRLHQLLDSPRTGEVDLSSVRVLLVAGSPLSPHRMAEALDRFGPALVQGYGQTETGFLTALTADDVAAWPPALNSVGRPRSEVDLEIRDADGKVLPPGQTGEIWVRTAYALTGYWRDEAETTDLIRDGWVRTRDLGHLDERGYLHLTGRARDVIIVNAIVHYAGAIERALARHPGVREAHVVGAPDERTGEAAHAFVVTRGAVEEGALRAQVARDLGEAAVPATITVIGEVPTLPSGKPDKRALLKTVSPAER